One part of the Flavobacterium phycosphaerae genome encodes these proteins:
- a CDS encoding AAA family ATPase — MKNFRIFDDEIGFLEELSPINLLTGANNSGKSSLIKSLQMLKNSIKENQYPFDLDLNQQEHLLGDFENVLFNKESKDVEISLPFTFMGIKSLYISLSFTIPNSKSTYKAKLRGVKVIDQVDNVAIFSFLYRDATEGEKLTYNQEFNAELQEFNEKKKSNSEKQEDIFSHSAFWFPPFENPLTGYIEWSIKLDKLKIYLSDLLKFYKLYLENKSKWVALEKMDDRVKELFFIPSLLIKSFKNDIDIITWTDFVENKIGTENEITGKENVGERDFDAEDYFFPPYEIEDILYSRVLKILRNNLIWKNDEDDDTTYSVIENCFKNSWKGLIQRISTIEYISNIKEENSRIYNAAANTPFINLLKDYNSFGYIHSNFIDKYLKAFEIGKQIEVDYRPKYQLISVSITTLEGSKRELVDFGYGIKQLILILIQISVLSEKNKRTEHDHDEDGEFMRDYYLPSLLLVEEPETNLHPKWQSLLAEMFSEANKKFNIQFIIETHSEYLIRKFQTLVAQKAIDSKSIKIFYLRSLKKVTAEKKQIEGFYIQEDGSIDYNIFDDGFFDVNDKLELSLLNIQRDKFLNDFFTLKESKEEGEIKIVELQSKIDDYINKLDVSVYNQIITQRFDPLKITSISVEYLVSGQFLLHNIDNTGDFSPVILQYGRTIENEIKEIFHTISTAKKWMLGEMQGSLEKKILGTTTLPTCSNAQLTNLMVALTNTFSNPVNLRIDLLEYLRTERNSAGHSGLTKTKQEALDYIQKASEFLDRWIIEKTT, encoded by the coding sequence ATTAAAAATTTTAGAATATTTGATGATGAAATTGGCTTTTTAGAAGAGTTGTCACCAATTAATTTATTAACTGGAGCCAATAATTCGGGTAAAAGTTCTTTGATAAAATCTCTTCAAATGCTGAAAAACAGTATTAAAGAAAACCAATATCCGTTTGATTTGGATTTAAATCAACAAGAACATTTATTAGGGGATTTTGAGAATGTTTTATTTAATAAAGAATCTAAAGATGTTGAGATTTCACTTCCATTTACGTTTATGGGTATTAAAAGCTTATATATTTCATTGTCATTTACAATTCCAAACTCCAAGAGTACCTACAAAGCAAAATTGCGAGGAGTTAAAGTTATTGATCAAGTAGACAATGTTGCTATATTTTCATTTTTATATAGGGATGCAACAGAGGGCGAAAAACTGACTTATAATCAAGAGTTTAATGCTGAACTTCAAGAGTTTAATGAAAAGAAAAAAAGTAATTCCGAAAAACAAGAAGACATATTTTCTCATTCCGCCTTTTGGTTTCCACCATTTGAAAACCCACTTACGGGTTACATTGAATGGAGCATAAAACTCGATAAGCTAAAAATTTACCTAAGCGATTTACTTAAATTCTACAAATTATATTTAGAAAATAAAAGCAAATGGGTCGCTTTAGAAAAAATGGATGATCGTGTTAAAGAACTATTTTTTATCCCTTCACTTCTAATAAAATCATTTAAGAATGATATCGATATAATTACCTGGACTGATTTTGTTGAAAATAAAATTGGGACAGAAAATGAAATTACAGGTAAAGAGAATGTGGGAGAGCGTGATTTTGATGCAGAAGACTATTTCTTTCCACCATATGAAATTGAAGATATTCTCTATAGCAGAGTACTAAAAATATTGCGAAATAATCTCATCTGGAAAAATGATGAAGATGATGATACTACTTATTCAGTCATTGAAAATTGTTTTAAAAATAGTTGGAAGGGATTAATACAGAGAATCTCGACTATAGAGTACATATCTAATATTAAAGAAGAAAATTCAAGGATTTATAATGCGGCAGCAAACACTCCCTTTATTAATCTTCTAAAAGATTATAATTCGTTTGGATATATCCACTCTAATTTTATAGACAAGTATCTAAAAGCTTTTGAAATTGGGAAACAAATTGAAGTCGATTACAGACCAAAATATCAATTGATTTCTGTATCAATAACAACTTTAGAAGGTTCTAAACGTGAATTAGTTGACTTCGGCTACGGTATTAAGCAGCTCATATTGATTTTAATTCAAATAAGTGTACTCTCCGAAAAAAATAAGAGAACCGAACACGACCATGATGAAGATGGTGAGTTTATGCGTGATTACTATCTTCCAAGCCTCCTTCTTGTCGAGGAACCTGAAACAAATCTGCATCCAAAATGGCAGTCGTTACTTGCTGAAATGTTTTCAGAAGCAAATAAAAAATTCAACATTCAATTTATTATCGAAACTCATAGTGAATATCTGATAAGAAAATTTCAAACTTTAGTCGCACAAAAAGCGATAGATTCAAAAAGTATAAAAATATTTTATTTACGAAGTTTGAAAAAAGTCACTGCGGAAAAAAAGCAAATAGAAGGTTTCTACATACAGGAAGATGGAAGCATCGACTACAATATTTTTGATGATGGTTTTTTTGATGTAAATGATAAATTAGAATTGAGTTTATTGAATATTCAGAGAGATAAATTTTTAAATGATTTCTTCACCTTAAAAGAGAGTAAAGAAGAAGGTGAGATTAAAATAGTAGAACTACAAAGTAAGATTGATGATTATATTAATAAATTAGATGTTAGTGTATATAATCAAATAATAACTCAACGCTTCGATCCATTAAAAATAACTTCTATAAGTGTAGAATATCTTGTCTCAGGACAATTCTTACTTCATAACATTGATAATACCGGTGATTTCTCTCCTGTGATACTTCAGTATGGACGAACGATAGAAAATGAAATAAAAGAAATATTTCATACAATTAGTACTGCCAAAAAATGGATGCTTGGTGAGATGCAGGGATCATTAGAAAAAAAAATACTTGGAACAACAACTTTGCCGACTTGTAGTAATGCTCAACTTACAAACTTAATGGTAGCATTAACAAACACATTTAGCAATCCAGTAAACCTAAGAATTGATTTGCTTGAGTATCTACGCACTGAACGAAATTCAGCCGGACATTCTGGGCTAACAAAAACTAAACAAGAAGCTTTAGATTACATACAAAAAGCAAGCGAGTTCTTAGATAGATGGATAATTGAAAAGACAACATAG
- a CDS encoding RteC domain-containing protein, giving the protein MKETALRLLEDLETQLKEIELAKKETIEHVEDSIRKTISVLETLKTNFVKYKFESKKDEIYFFRDIKPQFVSKLIYYNEIYNIMTNKPFGGNKTLRKYYTGELAKLKSFYTENVEFFKYYRNGNTYLDNKYFVRGRYDIKLTLDSFYFQADSRFSTSHDFKVAKIMANDLIQSYLEIEIAKIENKAPLFNLTERQVQKWTGTKIALIELVYALHAEGVFNNGASDLKETAKFFEEVFDVDLGQFHRTFFEMRARKADRTKFLNSLRDTLVRRMDEVDE; this is encoded by the coding sequence ATGAAGGAAACTGCTCTAAGATTACTAGAAGATTTAGAAACCCAATTAAAAGAAATAGAATTGGCCAAAAAAGAAACTATCGAGCATGTTGAGGATTCAATCCGGAAAACTATAAGTGTACTTGAAACTTTAAAAACCAATTTTGTAAAGTATAAGTTTGAAAGTAAGAAAGATGAAATTTACTTTTTCAGGGACATTAAGCCACAGTTTGTAAGCAAGTTGATTTATTATAACGAGATTTATAATATCATGACTAATAAACCTTTTGGCGGAAATAAGACACTGAGAAAATACTACACCGGTGAATTAGCAAAACTAAAAAGCTTCTACACTGAAAATGTAGAGTTTTTTAAATACTACCGTAACGGAAACACTTACCTTGATAATAAATACTTTGTACGGGGTAGGTATGATATCAAGTTAACTCTGGATAGCTTTTATTTTCAAGCTGACAGCCGGTTCTCAACTTCGCATGATTTTAAAGTGGCCAAGATAATGGCGAATGATTTAATACAAAGTTATTTGGAAATTGAAATTGCCAAAATAGAAAACAAGGCACCATTGTTTAATCTAACAGAAAGGCAAGTGCAGAAATGGACCGGGACAAAAATTGCTCTGATAGAGTTAGTATATGCGCTGCATGCAGAAGGTGTTTTTAATAATGGAGCCAGTGACTTGAAAGAAACGGCAAAATTCTTCGAAGAGGTATTTGATGTTGATTTGGGACAGTTTCACAGAACCTTTTTTGAAATGAGAGCGCGAAAGGCTGATAGAACTAAGTTTTTAAACTCACTTCGTGATACATTGGTGCGCCGGATGGATGAAGTGGATGAATAA